The genomic interval GCCGTCACCCGCGTGATGCCAGCGTCGGCGGCCAGCGCGCTGACGTTGACCAACTGTCCGATGCGCCCGGCACACAGCTGCACGAAGCGCTGGAAGGTCGCGAGGTCTTGGACATGGAGGACCTGGCGGACATCGCGCTCGAGGTAGGTGCTCACATAGTCCTGCAGCCACACGGACGGCTCGACCGGGCGGTCGTACAACGGGGGAAACAACCCGCAGTACAGGAGCTCGTCGACCGTCGTCGGGGCCCGGCCGACCCGCTGCAGCTCTCCCAACGAGAACGGCAGGAGCGTGAGCATGGACGCGCGCCCCGCCAAGCTCTGCGTGATGGAAGCCATGAGGTCGAACTGACTCGAGCCGGTCAGGACGAAGCGCCCCATGCGCCGGTCGGCGTCCACGACGCCCTGGAGGTACGAGAACAGGTCCGGCGCGCGCTGGACCTCGTCGATGATGGCACCGTCCCCCACCTGTCGTAGGAACGCACGAGGATCGGCCAACGCAAACGCGCGCGTGTCTGGGTCCTCCAGCGAGACGTACGGGAGGTTGGGTGCCAGCAGCCGCGCGAGGGTTGTCTTGCCCGACTGCCGAGGCCCCGTGATGGTGAGGACGGGGTAGCCAGCCAGCCGCTTGCGCGCGGTGTCCGTCAGGACACGAGGCACGGGGTCAGGGGGAAGGGCCGGTGAGGTCACTTGGGCGACCATGTCCATTTGTATACCCGACTATACAAATGGACGCAAACCCGTCACAGCTCGAGGAAGCGCTGCAACACCTGCGCGTCCTGCGCGTCGGTCGCCTCGCTCAACGGGACGACAGGCGCCGTCGTGCCCGGGCCCGCCTGGCGGTAGCGGATGCGGTCGGTGTCTGGGTCCACGCCGTAAGCCGTGAAGCGCCCCGTGGCCTCGTCCACGACGTAGGCGACCACGACGGGCGCGTTGGTGAGCGCGCCCAGCCGAACGGACGCACCGTCCTCGCGCACGATGCGCAGGTGATCCCCTTGGGGCATGGCCACGAAGCGACCGTCCGCCCGCGGGTAGTAGCGCTCCGCCGTGCACGCGCCGAACGACACCTGGGCGAGGTCTTCGACGCGGAGGCGCTGCAGCTCGCCCTCACGGCAGCGGAACAGGAACCGTGCGTCGGACGTGAAGTCGCCGCTGCCCTCCGACTGGAAGTAGGGCGTCGCCGCGCCGGCCGCGTAGAGCGCCTGGGTCACGGAGGCGGAGTCCGCCCCGACGCGCAGCGTCAGGTGCAGCACGCTCCCGTGGAAGACGGCCCCGTCGATGGGGTGCTCCGCGCGCAGCGACCACACGGCGCGGGTGCGCAGGTCGACGACGCGCACCTCGTCCCCGAACACCACGATGGCGCGCTGCGGCTCGAACACCGCGAACGGCTCGCGGCCCAGCTCGGGGTCCTGATCCACGCTCACCAGCTCGCGACCACGACCGTCGTACAGCGTCATGCGCCACCACGGGCGCGGCGGCGGCTCCGCAGCGTCGTCGCTGGGCCCCTCGGGCGGCTCGTCGGACTCGAGGGGCGTCCAGAAGACCGCGAGCGACGACCCGTCGGGGCTCCACTCGAGCCAGTCCACGCCGCGCCCTGCGCTCGTGAGGCGACTCACGCGTCGCCCGTTGCGCGTGTCGAAGTTGGTGACCGGCAGCCCCGGCCCGTGTACGGCGAGCCGGCTCCCGTCCGGCGAGAACGTGTACGAGGCCGGGCAGTCCGGGCAGGCCTCGCCCGAGCGCGCGCTCACGGGCACGCGCATGCGCCGGCGGCCTGTGGTCATGTCCCACACGGCGACGGTCTCGTCGTCCTCCTCGCCCAGCCCGACGCTCTCGTTCGCGCTGAGCTGATAGACCATGCCGCGCGCGTCGCGGACCGCCTGAGGCTCCTCCTGCGCCTCGGCTGCCGGAGCAGCGGCGTCCCCGACGAGCGCGCAGTCGCCCACGGCGCTGTGAACGCGCAGAGTGCGCCCCTCGCCACGCAGCTCGGCGCCCGCCATGGCGCAGTCCACGCGGCGCACGCCGGAGGGGCGATAGAGCACACCCCGGTAGCGGTTGGTGACCAGCACGCCCTCACCCGGCACGAACAGCGCGCCCCACACGCTCTCGGGGCCTGGCCTGGTCACGCGCTCGGCGACCTGCTCGCCGCGGCGCAGGTCCACCAGGTGGATGGCTCCCTCGTCGACGTAGATCATGCGGTCCCCGGCGGGCGTCACGTACATCGGCTCGAACCCGTACTCGCGCGCCTGCACGAAGGGCGCGAGGGGATGCGGTCGCGGCTGCCCGTTCAGGTCGAAGGCGCTCAGCCTGCTCAGGCTGTAGACCAGCGTCTCGCCATCGGGTCCGCGTGTGCTCTCGAGGGGCCAGCCCGTCTCCACCGTGGCGACCACCGCACCGCTCGCAGGGTCCACGAAGTGGACCATCGCGACACGGGGGTCGGCCCGCTGCGTGTCCCAG from Sandaracinaceae bacterium carries:
- a CDS encoding ATP-binding protein, which gives rise to MVAQVTSPALPPDPVPRVLTDTARKRLAGYPVLTITGPRQSGKTTLARLLAPNLPYVSLEDPDTRAFALADPRAFLRQVGDGAIIDEVQRAPDLFSYLQGVVDADRRMGRFVLTGSSQFDLMASITQSLAGRASMLTLLPFSLGELQRVGRAPTTVDELLYCGLFPPLYDRPVEPSVWLQDYVSTYLERDVRQVLHVQDLATFQRFVQLCAGRIGQLVNVSALAADAGITRVTADAWLSVLQASHLLFLVRPWFNNATKRLIKTPKLYFTDPGLAAWLLGVRQPGHVVAHPQRGALFENWVMTELRKVQAHTGQTPNLHFLRDKAGHEVDGLIETAPGRLQAVEVKSGETVASDFFTGLDYWRAALSDASFSAWLVHGGTVRQDRSHVTVLPWNDLEALLDALKP